In one Pseudodesulfovibrio tunisiensis genomic region, the following are encoded:
- a CDS encoding PAS domain S-box protein, which yields MNPDSRRFRLFRAVWAAMLLVLAVSAVWPGTSAAQQLRPELEGNALKLFPEETAFLAAHPNPRIGFMIDAPPVIFRGEDGRMQGMVADYMALVTQRIGLKPRQIIASSFKSLLELAKAREVDLVSVVANSPERSRELLISRPYLLLPIVVVTRSDFPFIAGLNDLRGRSVAVGQGHLAHLRLAKDYPGLELLPVTGSMAGLRAVANGQVDAYVAPQASVEFVSRQAGFTTLKVAAITQYNYQLSIGVRKDWPEMLDLVNRALDTISQAERREIYDYWSVMRSRDWVDRSHSWRIAFYVGGGAVFVLAVFLFWNRRLAREVRMRQLAEDRLREAMITNREIIESTDVIIVGLDSEGRVQLFNAAGERITGYTRDELAGKDWFDVVVPRERFPYVREEFARLMAAGEGVQDTFQNPILTRSGELRHILWRNSAIATRGTNLAMVSFGTDVTNRVRAEEELRLTQFAMDNAAVAIFRLKPDGSIDYANIAAMEMFGYSRAEMSGLRVLDLDADLDQDAWPELLATIKAQGKVVMERTGLTRKSGLLPIEVTAYRLSFKGNEMVIAFVQDIAERKRLEALRDDVERMIRHDLKSPALATQTLFKLLRNAENLTDSQRGLVDSVGQAGDRMVRLINLSHALYKMEEGSYLPTLQRVDLLRVLDTVGEELGPLLRAKNVSLSMTLSGKPVGPNNVFSVPCEEILGYALLSNLVRNAVEASPDRETVNVDLHTGDRHRIVVSNKGAVPAAIRSRFFDKYVTHGKKRGTGLGTYTARLVTTTLGGDIRLDVPDSTTTRITVLLPKK from the coding sequence ATGAACCCGGATTCCCGCCGATTCCGACTGTTTCGGGCTGTTTGGGCAGCCATGCTTCTGGTTCTGGCCGTGTCTGCGGTTTGGCCCGGGACTTCGGCGGCCCAGCAGTTGCGGCCCGAGCTGGAGGGAAATGCCCTGAAGCTTTTTCCCGAGGAAACAGCGTTTCTCGCCGCCCATCCCAATCCGCGCATCGGATTCATGATCGATGCACCGCCGGTCATCTTCCGGGGTGAGGACGGCCGGATGCAGGGCATGGTTGCGGACTACATGGCTCTGGTGACCCAACGCATCGGCTTGAAGCCGCGTCAGATCATTGCCAGCAGCTTCAAGTCGCTTCTGGAACTGGCCAAGGCCCGGGAAGTCGATCTGGTTTCCGTGGTGGCCAATTCCCCGGAACGCAGTCGGGAACTGCTCATCTCCCGCCCCTACCTGCTTTTGCCCATCGTGGTCGTGACCCGCAGCGACTTTCCCTTCATTGCCGGGCTGAACGACCTTCGGGGACGCTCCGTGGCCGTGGGCCAGGGCCATCTGGCGCACCTGCGTCTTGCCAAGGATTACCCGGGGCTGGAACTGCTTCCCGTGACCGGGTCCATGGCCGGGCTGCGCGCGGTTGCCAACGGGCAGGTGGATGCCTATGTGGCGCCGCAGGCCTCCGTGGAATTCGTGAGCCGACAGGCCGGATTCACCACCCTCAAGGTGGCGGCCATCACCCAGTACAACTACCAGCTTTCCATCGGCGTGCGAAAGGACTGGCCCGAAATGCTCGATCTGGTCAATCGGGCTCTGGATACCATTTCCCAGGCGGAACGCCGCGAAATCTACGACTACTGGAGCGTGATGCGTTCCCGCGACTGGGTGGACCGCTCCCATTCGTGGCGCATCGCGTTTTACGTGGGCGGCGGCGCCGTGTTCGTGCTGGCCGTCTTCCTGTTCTGGAACCGCAGGCTCGCACGCGAGGTGCGCATGCGCCAGCTTGCCGAAGATCGGCTGCGCGAGGCCATGATCACCAACCGGGAGATCATCGAGTCCACGGACGTGATCATCGTGGGACTGGATTCCGAGGGCCGGGTGCAGCTTTTCAATGCCGCCGGGGAACGCATCACCGGCTATACCCGGGATGAACTTGCGGGAAAGGACTGGTTCGACGTGGTGGTGCCCCGGGAACGCTTTCCCTATGTTCGCGAGGAATTCGCCCGGCTCATGGCAGCGGGCGAGGGCGTGCAGGATACCTTTCAGAATCCGATCCTCACCCGAAGCGGGGAATTGCGGCACATTCTGTGGCGCAACAGCGCCATTGCCACGCGAGGCACGAATCTGGCCATGGTTTCCTTCGGCACGGACGTGACCAACCGCGTCCGGGCCGAAGAGGAGCTTCGCCTGACACAGTTCGCCATGGACAACGCGGCAGTGGCCATATTCCGGCTCAAGCCCGACGGCTCCATCGACTATGCCAACATCGCGGCCATGGAAATGTTCGGCTATTCCCGGGCCGAAATGAGCGGCCTGCGCGTGCTCGATCTGGATGCGGATCTGGATCAGGATGCGTGGCCCGAACTGCTGGCCACGATCAAGGCGCAGGGCAAGGTGGTGATGGAACGCACCGGCCTGACCCGCAAGTCCGGGCTGCTGCCCATCGAGGTCACGGCCTACCGATTGTCGTTCAAGGGAAACGAAATGGTCATCGCGTTCGTGCAGGACATTGCCGAGCGCAAGCGGCTGGAGGCGTTGCGCGACGATGTGGAACGCATGATCCGGCATGATCTCAAGTCCCCGGCCCTGGCTACGCAGACCCTGTTCAAGCTGTTGCGCAATGCCGAAAACCTGACCGACTCCCAGCGCGGACTTGTGGACAGCGTGGGGCAGGCCGGAGATCGCATGGTCCGGCTCATCAACCTGTCGCACGCCCTGTACAAGATGGAGGAGGGCTCCTATCTCCCGACCTTGCAGCGCGTGGACCTGCTGCGCGTGCTGGATACCGTGGGCGAGGAGCTCGGACCGCTGCTGCGTGCCAAGAACGTCAGCCTGAGCATGACATTGTCCGGGAAGCCTGTCGGCCCGAACAACGTGTTTTCCGTGCCCTGCGAGGAAATCCTCGGTTATGCCCTGCTTTCCAATCTGGTTCGCAACGCGGTGGAGGCTTCTCCCGATCGGGAAACCGTGAACGTGGATCTGCATACCGGAGACCGGCACCGCATCGTGGTCTCGAACAAGGGTGCGGTTCCCGCTGCCATCCGCAGCCGTTTCTTCGACAAGTACGTGACCCACGGCAAGAAGCGCGGCACCGGACTGGGCACGTACACCGCGCGGCTCGTGACCACCACCCTCGGCGGAGACATCAGACTTGATGTCCCGGATTCGACCACCACCCGCATAACCGTTCTGCTACCCAAGAAATAA